In Streptomyces sp. NBC_01551, one DNA window encodes the following:
- a CDS encoding ribonuclease J yields MSHPHPELGPPPKLPKGGLRVTPLGGLGEIGRNMTVFEFDGRLLIVDCGVLFPEEEQPGIDLILPDFSSIRDRLDDIEGIVLTHGHEDHIGAVPYLLREKPDIPLIGSKLTLALIEAKLQEHRIRPYTLEVKEGERENLGPFDCEFIAVNHSIPDALAVAIRTGAGLVVATGDFKMDQLPLDKRLTDLHAFARLSEEGIDLLLSDSTNAEVPGFVPPEREISNVLRTVFANAHSRIIVASFASHVHRIQQILDAAHEYGRRVAFVGRSMVRNMGIARDLGYLRVPAGLVVDVKTLDDLPAHEVVLVCTGSQGEPMAALSRMANRDHQIRIVPGDTVILASSLIPGNENAVYRVINGLTRWGANVVHKGNAKVHVSGHASAGELLYFYNICKPRNLMPVHGEWRHLRANAELGAMTGVPKDRIVIAEDGVVVDLIDGKARISGKVQAGYVYVDGLSVGDVTETSLKDRRILGDEGIISVYVVVDSSTGKVVSGPNIQARGSGIEDSAFGAVSAKIEEAIARAAADGVAEPHQIQQLIRRTMGKWVSDSYRRRPMILPVVVEV; encoded by the coding sequence TTGAGCCATCCGCATCCTGAACTCGGCCCGCCGCCGAAGCTGCCCAAGGGCGGCCTCCGTGTCACCCCCCTGGGTGGCCTCGGCGAGATCGGCCGCAACATGACCGTCTTCGAGTTCGACGGCCGCCTGCTGATCGTCGACTGCGGCGTGCTCTTCCCCGAGGAGGAGCAGCCCGGCATCGACCTGATCCTTCCGGACTTCTCGTCCATCAGGGACCGGCTCGACGACATCGAGGGCATCGTCCTCACGCACGGCCACGAAGACCACATCGGCGCCGTCCCCTACCTCCTCCGGGAGAAGCCGGACATCCCGCTGATCGGCTCCAAGCTGACGCTGGCCCTCATCGAGGCGAAGCTCCAGGAGCACCGCATCCGCCCCTACACCCTCGAGGTGAAGGAAGGCGAGCGCGAGAACCTCGGCCCCTTCGACTGCGAGTTCATCGCCGTCAACCACTCCATCCCGGACGCGCTGGCCGTGGCCATCCGCACCGGCGCCGGCCTGGTCGTGGCCACCGGCGACTTCAAGATGGACCAGCTGCCGCTGGACAAGCGCCTCACCGACCTGCACGCCTTCGCGCGTCTGAGCGAAGAGGGCATCGACCTCCTCCTCTCGGACTCGACGAACGCCGAGGTCCCGGGCTTCGTCCCGCCCGAGCGCGAGATCTCCAACGTCCTGCGCACGGTCTTCGCGAACGCCCACAGCCGGATCATCGTGGCCAGCTTCGCCAGCCACGTGCACCGCATCCAGCAGATCCTCGACGCCGCCCACGAATACGGCCGCCGGGTCGCCTTCGTCGGCCGCTCGATGGTCCGCAACATGGGCATCGCCCGCGACCTGGGCTACCTGCGGGTCCCCGCCGGTCTCGTCGTGGACGTGAAGACCCTCGACGACCTGCCGGCCCACGAGGTCGTCCTGGTCTGCACGGGTTCGCAGGGCGAGCCGATGGCGGCCCTGTCCCGGATGGCCAACCGCGACCACCAGATCCGGATCGTCCCCGGCGACACCGTGATCCTGGCGTCGTCCCTGATCCCGGGCAACGAGAACGCGGTCTACCGCGTGATCAACGGCCTGACCCGCTGGGGCGCCAACGTCGTCCACAAGGGCAACGCCAAGGTGCACGTTTCCGGCCACGCCTCCGCCGGCGAGCTGCTGTACTTCTACAACATCTGCAAGCCGCGGAACCTGATGCCGGTCCACGGCGAATGGCGCCACCTGCGCGCCAACGCCGAGCTCGGTGCCATGACGGGCGTCCCGAAGGACCGCATCGTCATCGCCGAGGACGGCGTGGTCGTCGACCTGATCGACGGCAAGGCCCGGATCTCCGGCAAGGTCCAGGCCGGCTACGTGTACGTGGACGGCCTCTCGGTCGGCGACGTCACGGAGACCTCGCTCAAGGACCGCCGGATCCTCGGTGACGAGGGCATCATCTCGGTCTACGTCGTGGTCGACAGCTCCACCGGCAAGGTCGTGAGCGGCCCGAACATCCAGGCCAGGGGTTCCGGCATCGAGGACTCGGCCTTCGGCGCGGTCAGCGCGAAGATCGAGGAAGCCATCGCCCGCGCCGCCGCCGACGGCGTCGCCGAGCCGCACCAGATCCAGCAGCTCATCCGCCGGACCATGGGCAAGTGGGTGTCGGACAGCTACCGCCGCCGCCCGATGATCCTCCCGGTCGTCGTCGAGGTCTGA
- the rpsO gene encoding 30S ribosomal protein S15, with amino-acid sequence MPLDAATKKQLIAEFGAKEGDTGSPEVQVAMLSRRISDLTEHLKTHKHDHHSRRGLLILVGQRRRLLQYLAKKDIQRFRTLVERLGIRRGAAGAK; translated from the coding sequence GTGCCGCTCGACGCCGCAACGAAGAAGCAGCTCATCGCAGAGTTTGGTGCCAAGGAGGGCGACACCGGCTCCCCCGAGGTCCAGGTCGCGATGCTGTCCCGCCGCATCTCGGACCTGACCGAGCACCTCAAGACCCACAAGCACGACCACCACTCCCGTCGTGGTCTGCTGATCCTGGTCGGCCAGCGTCGCCGCCTGCTGCAGTACCTGGCCAAGAAGGACATCCAGCGCTTCCGTACGCTGGTCGAGCGCCTCGGCATCCGCCGCGGTGCGGCCGGCGCCAAGTAA
- the dapA gene encoding 4-hydroxy-tetrahydrodipicolinate synthase: protein MAPISTPQTPFGRVLTAMITPFTADGALDLDGAQRLAVHLVDAGNDGLIINGTTGESPTTTDAEKNDLVRAVLEAVGDRAHVVAGIGTNDTRHTLELARQAERTGAHGLLAVTPYYSKPSQEGLFRHFTAIADATGLPVMLYDIPGRSGVPIETETLVRLAEHPRIVANKDAKGDLGRASWAIAQSGLAWYSGDDMLNLPLLSVGAVGFVSVVGHVVTPDLRAMLEAHLGGDVQKATEIHQKLLPVFTGMFRTQGVMTTKGALNLQGLPAGPLRLPLVELSAEETAQLKIDLAAGGVQL from the coding sequence ATGGCTCCGATCTCGACTCCGCAGACCCCCTTCGGGCGGGTCCTCACCGCCATGATCACGCCGTTTACGGCGGATGGCGCACTCGACCTCGACGGCGCGCAGCGGCTCGCCGTCCACCTGGTGGACGCAGGCAACGACGGCCTGATCATCAACGGCACCACCGGTGAGTCGCCCACCACCACCGACGCGGAGAAAAACGACCTCGTACGAGCCGTACTCGAAGCGGTCGGTGACCGCGCCCACGTGGTCGCCGGCATCGGCACCAACGACACCCGCCACACCCTGGAACTCGCCCGCCAGGCCGAGCGCACCGGAGCCCACGGCCTGCTCGCGGTGACCCCGTACTACAGCAAGCCGTCGCAGGAGGGCCTCTTCCGGCACTTCACCGCGATCGCCGACGCGACCGGCCTGCCGGTCATGCTCTACGACATCCCCGGCCGCAGCGGTGTCCCGATCGAGACGGAAACCCTCGTCCGGCTGGCCGAGCACCCCCGTATCGTGGCCAACAAGGACGCCAAGGGCGACCTCGGCCGCGCCAGCTGGGCCATCGCGCAGAGCGGCCTGGCCTGGTACTCCGGCGACGACATGCTGAACCTGCCGCTCCTGTCGGTCGGCGCGGTCGGCTTCGTCTCCGTGGTCGGCCACGTGGTCACCCCGGACCTGCGCGCCATGCTCGAAGCCCACCTGGGCGGGGACGTCCAGAAGGCCACCGAGATCCACCAGAAGCTGCTCCCCGTCTTCACCGGCATGTTCCGCACCCAGGGTGTGATGACCACCAAGGGCGCCCTGAACCTCCAGGGCCTGCCCGCGGGCCCGCTTCGGCTCCCGCTGGTCGAGCTGAGCGCCGAAGAGACGGCTCAGCTCAAGATCGATCTTGCCGCCGGCGGGGTACAGCTCTGA
- a CDS encoding pitrilysin family protein, whose protein sequence is MTSRSSRVTARPSSEGRAVARTQTLLKGQGGIGTVRRTVLPGGLRVVTETLPSVRSATFGIWAHVGSRDETPTLNGATHYLEHLLFKGTEKRSALDISSAIDAVGGEMNAFTAKEYTCYYARVLDTDLPLAIDVVCDMLTGSLILESDVDAERGVILEEIAMTEDDPGDCVHDLFAQTMFGDTPLGRPVLGTVDTINALTADRIRRFYKKHYDPTHLVVAAAGNVDHNKVVRQVRAAFEKAGALTRTDAEPIGPRGGTKRIRTSGRVELINRKTEQAHVVLGMPGLARTDERRWALGVLNTALGGGMSSRLFQEVREKRGLAYSVYSYTSGFADTGLFGVYAGCRPSQVHDVLRICREELDKVAADGLTDDEIRRAIGQLSGSTVLGLEDTGAIMNRIGKSELCWGDQMSVDDMLARIAAVTPDDVRAVARDVLAQRPSLAVIGPLKEKQAARLDEAVV, encoded by the coding sequence GTGACGTCGCGTAGTTCCCGTGTGACGGCCCGCCCCTCTTCGGAGGGGCGGGCCGTCGCCCGTACCCAAACCCTCCTCAAGGGGCAGGGCGGCATCGGCACCGTCCGCCGCACGGTCCTCCCCGGCGGACTGCGCGTCGTCACCGAGACGCTGCCCTCCGTCCGCTCCGCCACGTTCGGCATCTGGGCGCACGTCGGCTCCCGCGACGAGACGCCCACGCTGAACGGCGCCACGCACTACCTGGAGCACCTCCTCTTCAAGGGCACCGAGAAGCGCAGTGCCCTCGACATCTCCTCCGCGATCGACGCGGTCGGCGGGGAGATGAACGCCTTCACGGCGAAGGAGTACACCTGCTACTACGCGCGGGTGCTCGACACCGACCTGCCGCTGGCCATCGACGTGGTCTGCGACATGCTCACCGGCTCGCTGATCCTCGAATCCGACGTCGACGCCGAGCGCGGCGTCATCCTCGAAGAGATCGCGATGACCGAGGACGACCCGGGCGACTGCGTGCACGACCTGTTCGCGCAGACCATGTTCGGCGACACCCCCCTGGGGCGTCCCGTCCTCGGCACCGTCGACACGATCAACGCCCTCACGGCCGACCGGATCCGCCGCTTCTACAAGAAGCACTACGACCCGACCCACCTGGTCGTGGCCGCCGCCGGCAACGTCGACCACAACAAGGTCGTACGCCAGGTCCGCGCCGCCTTCGAGAAGGCCGGCGCGCTGACCCGCACCGACGCCGAGCCGATCGGCCCGCGCGGCGGCACCAAGCGGATCCGCACCTCCGGCCGCGTCGAGCTGATCAACCGCAAGACCGAGCAGGCCCACGTGGTCCTCGGCATGCCCGGCCTGGCCCGGACCGACGAGCGACGCTGGGCCCTGGGCGTGCTGAACACCGCCCTCGGCGGCGGCATGTCCTCCCGGCTCTTCCAGGAGGTCCGGGAGAAGCGCGGCCTGGCCTACAGCGTGTACTCGTACACCTCCGGCTTCGCCGACACCGGACTCTTCGGGGTCTACGCCGGCTGCCGGCCCAGCCAGGTCCACGACGTGCTGCGGATCTGCCGCGAGGAGCTCGACAAGGTCGCCGCCGACGGTCTCACCGACGACGAGATCAGGCGGGCCATCGGCCAGCTCTCCGGCTCCACGGTCCTCGGCCTGGAGGACACCGGTGCCATCATGAACCGCATCGGCAAGAGCGAGCTGTGCTGGGGCGACCAGATGTCCGTCGACGACATGCTGGCGCGGATCGCCGCCGTGACCCCGGACGACGTCCGTGCGGTCGCCCGCGATGTACTGGCCCAGCGGCCGTCGCTCGCGGTGATCGGCCCGCTGAAGGAGAAGCAGGCCGCCCGCCTCGACGAAGCGGTGGTCTGA
- a CDS encoding DinB family protein, protein MPLPRTRPDFTADERTQLVGWLDLQRSIVRWKCEGISEEDAHRVVLPDSPLMTVAGLISHMRWTEHCWFQVLFLNQQAPENPQFGDEEDLDFKVEGVPLARLLEEYDAQCAASNEITAAHALDQTGLNRDFKSGAASLRWMLLHMIEETARHAGHLDTIRELLDGETGYF, encoded by the coding sequence ATGCCCCTACCTCGCACCCGGCCGGACTTCACGGCAGACGAACGCACTCAGCTCGTTGGCTGGCTCGACCTCCAGCGCTCGATCGTCCGGTGGAAATGTGAGGGGATCTCCGAAGAGGACGCCCACCGGGTCGTCCTGCCCGACTCCCCTCTGATGACCGTCGCCGGGCTCATCTCCCACATGCGCTGGACGGAACACTGCTGGTTCCAGGTCCTCTTCCTGAACCAGCAGGCCCCGGAGAACCCTCAGTTCGGTGACGAGGAGGACCTCGACTTCAAGGTCGAAGGCGTCCCGCTCGCCCGGCTCCTGGAGGAGTACGACGCCCAGTGCGCGGCCTCCAACGAGATCACCGCGGCCCACGCCCTCGACCAGACCGGCCTCAACCGCGACTTCAAGTCCGGAGCGGCCTCCCTGCGCTGGATGCTCCTCCACATGATCGAAGAGACCGCCCGGCACGCCGGCCACCTCGACACGATCCGCGAACTCCTCGACGGCGAGACCGGCTACTTCTAG
- the thyX gene encoding FAD-dependent thymidylate synthase, with amino-acid sequence MSETAASDLKPSFRSDVTVELVKHSAADSDVLWAARVSTAGEQSLEELQKDPERSKGLINYLMRDRHGSPFEHNSMTFFISAPIFVFREFMRHRVGWSYNEESGRYRELEPVFYVPDTERKLVQEGRPGKYVFVEGTQAQQELTGRVMEDSYRQAYEAYQEMLAAGVAREVARSVLPVGLFSSMYATCNARSLMHFLGLRTQHELAAVPSFPQREIEMVGEKMEQHWAKLMPLTYAAFNGNGRVAP; translated from the coding sequence GTGAGCGAGACCGCCGCTTCAGACCTGAAACCCAGCTTCCGCAGCGATGTGACGGTGGAGCTGGTGAAGCACTCCGCCGCCGACTCCGACGTGCTGTGGGCCGCCCGGGTCTCCACGGCCGGCGAGCAGTCCCTGGAGGAGCTCCAGAAGGACCCGGAGCGCTCCAAGGGCCTCATCAACTACCTGATGCGCGACCGCCACGGCAGCCCCTTCGAGCACAACTCGATGACGTTCTTCATCAGCGCCCCCATCTTCGTGTTCCGCGAGTTCATGCGGCACCGCGTCGGCTGGTCCTACAACGAGGAATCCGGCCGCTACAGGGAGCTGGAGCCGGTCTTCTACGTCCCGGACACCGAGCGCAAGCTCGTCCAGGAGGGCCGCCCGGGCAAGTACGTCTTCGTCGAGGGCACCCAGGCGCAGCAGGAACTGACGGGCCGGGTCATGGAGGACTCGTACCGGCAGGCCTACGAGGCCTACCAGGAGATGCTGGCGGCGGGCGTGGCCCGCGAGGTTGCCCGTTCGGTCCTGCCGGTCGGACTTTTCTCCTCGATGTACGCCACCTGCAACGCGCGCTCGCTGATGCACTTCCTCGGCCTGCGCACCCAGCACGAGCTGGCGGCGGTCCCGTCCTTCCCGCAGCGGGAGATCGAGATGGTCGGCGAGAAGATGGAGCAGCACTGGGCGAAGCTCATGCCGCTCACGTACGCCGCCTTCAACGGCAACGGGCGCGTTGCCCCATAA
- the dapB gene encoding 4-hydroxy-tetrahydrodipicolinate reductase codes for MSSKLRVAVLGAKGRIGAEAVRAVEAAEDMELVAALSRGDKLETLAETGAQVAVELTTPASVMGNLDFCIRHGIHAVVGTTGWTDDRLAQLNGWLAGSPETGVLIAPNFSIGAVLTMKFAAQAARYFESVEVVELHHPNKVDAPSGTAARTAQLIAAARAEAGCAPQPDATVTALDGARGANVDGVPVHAIRLRGLLAHQEVLLGGEGETLTIRHDSLHHSSFMPGILLGARRVTQTPGLTFGLEHFLDLG; via the coding sequence ATGAGCAGCAAGCTGCGGGTAGCGGTTCTCGGAGCCAAGGGGCGCATCGGCGCCGAGGCCGTCAGGGCCGTCGAGGCCGCCGAGGACATGGAACTGGTCGCCGCCCTCTCCCGCGGCGACAAGCTGGAGACGCTGGCCGAGACCGGCGCCCAGGTCGCCGTCGAGCTGACCACCCCCGCCTCCGTCATGGGCAACCTCGACTTCTGCATCCGCCACGGCATCCACGCCGTGGTCGGCACCACCGGCTGGACCGACGACCGCCTCGCCCAGCTGAACGGCTGGCTGGCCGGCTCCCCGGAGACCGGTGTGCTCATCGCCCCGAACTTCTCCATCGGCGCCGTCCTCACCATGAAGTTCGCCGCCCAGGCCGCCCGCTACTTCGAGTCCGTCGAGGTCGTCGAACTCCACCACCCCAACAAGGTGGACGCCCCCTCCGGCACCGCGGCCCGTACGGCGCAGCTGATCGCCGCCGCCCGCGCCGAGGCCGGCTGCGCCCCGCAGCCCGACGCCACCGTCACCGCCCTCGACGGCGCCCGCGGCGCCAACGTCGACGGCGTCCCGGTGCACGCCATCCGCCTGCGCGGCCTCCTGGCCCACCAGGAGGTGCTGCTCGGCGGCGAGGGCGAGACCCTCACCATCCGTCACGACTCCCTGCACCACAGCAGCTTCATGCCGGGCATCCTGCTCGGCGCGCGCCGCGTGACGCAGACCCCGGGCCTCACCTTCGGCCTGGAACACTTCCTCGACCTCGGCTGA
- a CDS encoding polyribonucleotide nucleotidyltransferase: MENETHYAEAVIDNGSFGTRTIRFETGRLARQAAGSAVAYLDDDTMVLSATTASKKPKDQLDFFPLTVDVEERQYAAGKIPGSFFRREGRPSEDAILTCRLIDRPLRPSFKKGLRNEIQVVATIMALNPDHLYDVVAINAASASTQLAGLPFSGPIGGVRVALIRGQWVAFPTHTELEDAVFDMVVAGRVLEDGDVAIMMVEAEATEKTIALVKGGAEAPTEEIVAAGLDAAKPFIKVLCKAQSDLAAKAAKPEGEFPVFLDYQDDVYEALAAAVKGDLTQALTIAGKQDREAELDRVKEIAAEKLLPAFEGREKEISAAYRSLTKALVRERVIKDKVRIDGRGITDIRTLAAEVEAIPRVHGSALFERGETQILGVTTLNMLRMEQQLDTLSPVTRKRYMHNYNFPPYSVGETGRVGSPKRREIGHGALAERAIVPVLPTREEFPYAIRQVSEALGSNGSTSMGSVCASTMSLLNAGVPLKAPVAGIAMGLISQEIDGKTHYVALTDILGAEDAFGDMDFKVAGTKEFVTALQLDTKLDGIPASVLAAALKQARDARLHILDVMMEAIDTPDEMSPNAPRIITVKIPVDKIGEVIGPKGKMINQIQEDTGAEITIEDDGTIYIGAADGPAAEAARATINAIANPTMPEVGERYLGTVVKTTTFGAFVSLMPGKDGLLHISQIRKLAGGKRVENVEDVVAVGTKVQVEIAEIDSRGKLSLIPVIEGEAADADADKDDSDK; encoded by the coding sequence GTGGAGAACGAGACCCACTACGCCGAGGCCGTCATTGACAACGGTTCCTTCGGCACCCGCACCATCCGCTTCGAGACGGGCCGTCTGGCCCGCCAGGCCGCCGGTTCCGCCGTTGCCTACCTGGACGACGACACGATGGTGCTCTCCGCCACCACCGCGTCGAAGAAGCCCAAGGACCAGCTCGACTTCTTCCCCCTGACGGTGGACGTCGAGGAGCGGCAGTACGCGGCCGGCAAGATCCCCGGCTCCTTCTTCCGTCGTGAGGGCCGGCCCTCCGAGGACGCGATCCTCACCTGCCGCCTGATCGACCGCCCCCTGCGCCCGTCCTTCAAGAAGGGCCTGCGCAACGAGATCCAGGTCGTCGCGACGATCATGGCCCTCAACCCCGACCACCTGTACGACGTCGTGGCGATCAACGCCGCCTCCGCGTCCACGCAGCTGGCCGGTCTGCCCTTCTCCGGCCCGATCGGCGGCGTCCGCGTCGCGCTGATCCGCGGCCAGTGGGTCGCGTTCCCGACGCACACCGAGCTCGAGGACGCCGTCTTCGACATGGTCGTCGCCGGTCGCGTCCTGGAGGACGGCGACGTCGCGATCATGATGGTCGAGGCCGAGGCCACCGAGAAGACCATCGCCCTCGTCAAGGGCGGCGCCGAGGCGCCGACCGAGGAGATCGTCGCCGCCGGTCTGGACGCCGCGAAGCCGTTCATCAAGGTCCTGTGCAAGGCCCAGTCGGACCTCGCCGCCAAGGCCGCCAAGCCCGAGGGCGAGTTCCCGGTCTTCCTGGACTACCAGGACGACGTGTACGAGGCCCTCGCGGCCGCGGTCAAGGGCGACCTCACCCAGGCGCTGACCATCGCGGGCAAGCAGGACCGCGAGGCCGAGCTGGACCGCGTCAAGGAGATCGCCGCCGAGAAGCTCCTCCCGGCCTTCGAGGGCCGCGAGAAGGAGATCTCCGCCGCCTACCGCAGCCTGACCAAGGCCCTGGTGCGCGAGCGCGTCATCAAGGACAAGGTCCGCATCGACGGCCGCGGGATCACGGACATCCGTACCCTCGCCGCCGAGGTCGAGGCCATCCCGCGCGTGCACGGCTCGGCGCTGTTCGAGCGTGGCGAGACCCAGATCCTGGGCGTCACCACCCTCAACATGCTCCGCATGGAGCAGCAGCTGGACACCCTCTCCCCGGTGACCCGCAAGCGCTACATGCACAACTACAACTTCCCGCCGTACTCCGTCGGTGAGACCGGCCGCGTCGGTTCGCCGAAGCGCCGCGAGATCGGCCACGGCGCGCTCGCCGAGCGCGCGATCGTGCCGGTCCTCCCGACCCGCGAGGAGTTCCCGTACGCGATCCGTCAGGTGTCCGAGGCCCTCGGCTCCAACGGTTCGACGTCCATGGGCTCGGTCTGCGCCTCCACCATGTCGCTGCTGAACGCCGGTGTGCCCCTCAAGGCCCCCGTCGCCGGCATCGCCATGGGTCTGATCTCCCAGGAGATCGACGGCAAGACCCACTACGTCGCCCTCACCGACATCCTCGGTGCGGAGGACGCGTTCGGCGACATGGACTTCAAGGTCGCCGGCACCAAGGAGTTCGTCACCGCGCTCCAGCTGGACACCAAGCTCGACGGCATCCCGGCCTCCGTCCTGGCCGCCGCCCTCAAGCAGGCCCGCGACGCCCGCCTCCACATCCTCGACGTGATGATGGAAGCGATCGACACGCCGGACGAGATGTCCCCCAACGCCCCGCGGATCATCACCGTCAAGATCCCGGTGGACAAGATCGGTGAGGTCATCGGCCCCAAGGGCAAGATGATCAACCAGATCCAGGAGGACACCGGCGCCGAGATCACGATCGAGGACGACGGCACCATCTACATCGGTGCCGCCGACGGCCCGGCCGCCGAGGCCGCCCGCGCCACGATCAACGCGATCGCCAACCCGACCATGCCGGAGGTCGGCGAGCGGTACCTGGGTACGGTCGTCAAGACCACCACCTTCGGTGCCTTCGTCTCCCTCATGCCCGGCAAGGACGGTCTGCTCCACATCTCGCAGATCCGCAAGCTCGCCGGTGGCAAGCGCGTGGAGAACGTCGAGGACGTGGTCGCGGTCGGTACCAAGGTCCAGGTCGAGATCGCCGAGATCGACTCCCGCGGCAAGCTCTCCCTGATCCCCGTGATCGAGGGCGAAGCGGCCGACGCCGATGCCGACAAGGACGACTCCGACAAGTGA
- a CDS encoding PH domain-containing protein has protein sequence MPLPFLTADGVFEAHEDDALAHVDHDRWRRPYRPGPWRVAAAALLLLLAAFMLLSTMIIAFVGAWTGAVACLAAALAVIGSALRILLAGVWVSPSGLRRVAFLRTRSLAWSEIDAVRTVQQPVRWLGLPRTVQGQALTVAARGGAELPVLLTDHNADFLSRTEAFDRAAHAVEAWADEYRAVAAA, from the coding sequence GTGCCCCTGCCCTTTTTGACGGCCGACGGCGTATTCGAAGCGCATGAAGACGATGCCCTCGCCCACGTCGACCACGACCGCTGGCGCCGGCCCTACCGGCCCGGCCCCTGGCGGGTGGCCGCCGCCGCCCTGCTGCTCCTGCTGGCCGCCTTCATGCTGCTCTCCACAATGATCATCGCCTTCGTGGGTGCCTGGACCGGGGCCGTGGCCTGCCTCGCCGCCGCGCTCGCCGTGATCGGGTCCGCGCTGCGGATCCTGCTCGCGGGCGTCTGGGTGAGCCCCTCGGGGCTGCGCCGGGTGGCCTTCCTGCGGACCCGTTCCCTCGCCTGGAGCGAGATCGACGCGGTCCGTACCGTCCAGCAGCCGGTGCGCTGGCTCGGGCTGCCGAGGACCGTACAGGGGCAGGCGCTGACGGTGGCCGCGCGCGGCGGCGCGGAGCTGCCGGTGCTGCTCACCGACCACAACGCCGACTTCCTGTCGCGGACGGAGGCCTTCGACCGGGCCGCGCACGCGGTCGAGGCCTGGGCGGACGAGTACCGGGCCGTGGCCGCCGCGTAG